A window from Rhea pennata isolate bPtePen1 chromosome 1, bPtePen1.pri, whole genome shotgun sequence encodes these proteins:
- the ATF4 gene encoding cyclic AMP-dependent transcription factor ATF-4: MSLLNNEMLLGDSLSPFSQPCSVAEESLGLLDDYLEVAEPLSSHGFSSDKAKAVSSNWLAVDSSSNTIDSSQEDAFSGMEWMVEKMDLKEFDFDALLGMEDLEATVSPDELMATLEDTCDLLFNPTTQEFHNKEPLLIPDLITNFPESPIGADHMAPLTPFCFFPPSPGSLTSTPEHSFSLELGSEVDVLEGERKQEVPTFVVVITKSEKEEENHSDDSGICMSPDSYLGTPQCSPNTSVGSPSDNQLPTDANSGSVRSKPYDHPTEKVVSAKVKGEKKIDKKLKKMEQNKTAATRYRQKKRAEQEALSGECRELEQKNLALKEKADSLSKEIQYLKDLIEEVRKAKGKRTRGPD; the protein is encoded by the exons ATGAGCCTCTTGAACAACGAGATGCTGTTGGGGGATTCATTATCCCCCTTCAGCCAGCCGTGTTCGGTGGCTGAGGAAAGTCTGGGACTCCTAGATGACTACCTGGAGGTGGCCGAGCCCCTCAGTTCGCATGGGTTCTCCAGCGACAAGGCTAAGGCAGTCTCCTCCAATTGGCTCGCTGTGGACAGTTCAAGCAACACCATAGATAGCAGCCAGG AGGATGCCTTCTCTGGCATGGAGTGGATGGTGGAGAAGATGGATCTGAAGGAATTTGATTTTGATGCCCTGTTAGGTATGGAAGATCTGGAAGCCACCGTCTCACCAGACGAGCTGATGGCCACGTTGGAAGACACGTGTGATCTCCTATTTAACCCTACCACCCAGGAATTTCACAACAAAGAACCACTCCTGATACCTGACCTAATTACCAATTTCCCTGAATCCCCAATTGGAGCAGATCACATGGCCCCATTGactcccttttgtttttttcccccttccccagggtcTCTGACTTCCACTCCAGAGCATTCATTTAGTTTAGAACTAGGTAGTGAAGTGGATGttctggaaggagaaagaaaacaagaggtCCCCACCTTTGTGGTAGTGATCACCAAGTCcgagaaagaggaggagaaccATTCTGATGATAGTGGAATATGTATGAGCCCAGACTCTTACCTGGGAACACCCCAGTGTAGTCCTAACACTTCAGTTGGATCCCCCAGTGACAACCAGCTCCCTACAGATGCCAATTCTGGCTCTGTGCGGTCCAAACCATATGATCATCCTACAGAGAAGGTAGTGTCAGCAAaggtgaaaggagaaaagaaaatagataagAAATTGAAAAAGATGGAGCAAAATAAGACAGCTGCCACACGTTACCGGCAGAAGAAGAGGGCAGAACAGGAAGCGCTGTCTGGGGAGTGCAGAGAGTTGGAGCAGAAGAATCTGGCcctgaaggagaaagcagatTCCCTAAGTAAGGAAATCCAGTACTTAAAAGATCTGATAGAAGAGGTCCGCAAGGCCAAGGGCAAAAGAACTAGAGGCCCTGACTAG